In the genome of Ensifer adhaerens, one region contains:
- a CDS encoding NAD+ synthase (glutamine-hydrolysing): MSSGFFNLHRHGFVRAAVATPMVSLGDPMANARAVIDMAQQADQRGASLVLFPELGISAYSIDDLLQQSALQHAVHAALSAIVEASRGFGCVVFVGAPLSAGGRLYNTAVAIHAGQVLAVYPKTFLPNYREFYEKRHFASGGGAVPSEITVAGRTVPFGSDILLQAEDVAGLVLHVEICEDVWTPVPPSTYAAMAGATVLLNLSASNITIDKAAERHSLCRFQSSRCLAAYLYSASGAGESTTDLAWDGQGAIYECGRLLAEAERFAPQAQTILADIDLGLIETERQRQVTFGDCADLTVKGRTFRTVRFRLAPDMKSDFGLIRAVPRFPYVPSDPVRLAELCYEAYNIQSHGLVQRLKASGVKKAIIGVSGGLDSTQALLVAAHAFDRLGLPRSDILAFTLPSFATSAKTKESAWALMRALGVTAEEIDLTDASMAMLLDIGHPYARGEKVYDITFENVQAGARTSVLFRLANMHGGIVLGTGDLSELGLGWCTYGVGDHMSHYNVNASVSKTLIQHLIRWVADTGTFGEEAKAVLLAILATEISPELVPGDDDKGQPAQKTEDFVGPYNLQDFNLYFTTRYGFAPSKIAFLAHHAWNDADKGAWPPMTPDDKRVSYDLETIAKWMRVFLHRFFATSQFKRSAVPNGPKVSSGGSLSPRGDWRAPSDGNANAWLAELEANLPPSVARPRT; this comes from the coding sequence ATGAGCAGCGGTTTCTTCAACCTTCATCGCCATGGTTTTGTGCGTGCCGCAGTTGCGACGCCGATGGTTAGCTTGGGCGACCCGATGGCAAATGCACGTGCCGTCATTGACATGGCCCAGCAGGCAGATCAGCGCGGCGCGTCGCTTGTGCTGTTCCCAGAACTTGGCATATCTGCCTATTCGATTGATGATCTGCTGCAGCAGTCCGCACTTCAGCACGCTGTTCATGCGGCGCTTTCAGCGATCGTAGAGGCCAGTCGCGGTTTCGGATGCGTTGTCTTCGTCGGTGCGCCGTTGAGTGCAGGTGGTCGGCTTTACAACACGGCTGTGGCGATCCATGCGGGGCAGGTTCTTGCCGTCTATCCGAAGACGTTCCTGCCCAACTACCGCGAATTTTACGAAAAGCGGCACTTCGCGTCCGGCGGCGGAGCTGTGCCGTCCGAGATTACGGTTGCGGGCAGGACGGTCCCCTTCGGGAGCGATATTCTGCTTCAGGCAGAAGACGTTGCGGGTCTGGTCCTGCATGTCGAGATCTGTGAGGACGTCTGGACCCCGGTCCCGCCCAGTACCTATGCCGCGATGGCCGGCGCGACGGTGCTGCTCAATCTCTCCGCCAGCAACATCACGATCGACAAGGCGGCGGAGCGCCATTCGCTCTGCCGGTTTCAATCGTCGCGCTGTCTCGCCGCCTATCTCTATTCGGCGTCCGGGGCAGGAGAATCGACGACCGATCTCGCATGGGATGGCCAAGGCGCCATTTACGAATGCGGTCGCCTGCTGGCTGAAGCCGAACGTTTCGCGCCGCAGGCGCAGACAATCCTCGCCGATATCGATCTGGGCTTGATCGAAACGGAGCGACAGCGCCAGGTTACGTTTGGCGATTGTGCAGACCTCACCGTGAAGGGGCGGACGTTCCGCACGGTGCGGTTTCGGCTCGCGCCAGACATGAAGAGCGACTTCGGTTTGATCCGTGCCGTGCCCCGTTTCCCCTACGTGCCGAGCGATCCTGTTCGTCTCGCCGAGCTATGTTACGAGGCCTATAATATCCAGTCGCATGGGTTGGTGCAGCGCCTCAAGGCGTCCGGCGTCAAGAAGGCGATCATCGGGGTTTCGGGCGGGTTGGATTCCACGCAGGCGCTGCTCGTCGCCGCGCATGCCTTCGACCGGCTCGGCCTGCCGCGTTCCGATATTCTGGCCTTTACGCTGCCGTCATTCGCCACGAGTGCGAAGACCAAGGAAAGCGCTTGGGCGCTCATGCGGGCGCTTGGGGTGACAGCCGAAGAGATCGACCTGACCGATGCCAGCATGGCAATGCTGCTCGACATCGGTCACCCCTATGCCCGGGGGGAGAAGGTTTATGACATCACCTTTGAAAACGTGCAGGCCGGTGCCCGCACCTCGGTCCTTTTCCGCCTCGCCAACATGCATGGTGGCATAGTCCTGGGCACGGGCGATCTTTCAGAGCTCGGCCTCGGCTGGTGCACTTACGGCGTCGGGGATCACATGTCCCACTACAACGTCAATGCCTCGGTCTCCAAGACGCTCATCCAGCATCTCATCCGATGGGTGGCGGATACCGGCACCTTCGGGGAGGAGGCGAAGGCGGTGCTGCTCGCAATCCTGGCCACAGAAATCTCGCCGGAACTTGTTCCGGGCGATGACGACAAGGGGCAGCCGGCGCAAAAGACGGAAGACTTTGTCGGGCCTTACAACCTTCAGGATTTCAATCTGTATTTCACGACGCGCTACGGCTTTGCGCCGTCGAAGATCGCCTTCCTTGCGCATCATGCCTGGAACGACGCGGACAAGGGTGCGTGGCCGCCGATGACGCCGGACGACAAGCGGGTAAGCTACGATCTGGAGACGATCGCGAAATGGATGCGCGTCTTCCTGCACCGTTTCTTTGCGACCAGTCAGTTCAAGCGCTCGGCGGTGCCAAATGGACCCAAGGTTTCCTCCGGCGGGTCGCTATCGCCGCGCGGCGACTGGCGTGCTCCCTCCGACGGCAATGCCAATGCCTGGCTGGCCGAGCTAGAGGCGAACCTGCCGCCATCCGTTGCCCGGCCCAGGACATAG